From the genome of Vicia villosa cultivar HV-30 ecotype Madison, WI linkage group LG2, Vvil1.0, whole genome shotgun sequence, one region includes:
- the LOC131648777 gene encoding PTI1-like tyrosine-protein kinase 1 isoform X1 gives MDHRSHFHHRHSAHAPHPPPDYFVRVGNSNKDDLYLRKRTRMRRWLCCTCQVEESYPSNENEHLKSPRGYGDGNTKGSRVSAPLKPEVQKAPPPIEVPALSLDELKEKTDNFGSKALIGEGSYGRVYYATLNDGSAVAVKKLDVSTEPESNNEFLTQVSMVSRLKNENFVELHGYCVEGNLRVLAYEFATMGSLHDILHGRKGVQGAQPGPTLNWMQRVRIAVDAARGLEYLHEKVQPSIIHRDIRSSNVLIFEDYRAKIADFNLSNQAPDMAARLHSTRVLGTFGYHAPEYAMTGQLTQKSDVYSFGVVLLELLTGRKPVDHTMPRGQQSLVTWATPRLSEDKVKQCVDPKLKGEYPPKGVAKLAAVAALCVQYEAEFRPNMSIVVKALQPLLKAPAPAPET, from the exons ATGGACCACCGCTCCCACTTTCACCATCGCCATTCG GCGCATGCTCCTCATCCTCCCCCTGATTACTTTGTTCGCGTTGGAAACTCTAACAAAGACGATTTATATTTGAGGAAGAGAACAAGGATGCGTCGTTGGCTATGCTGCACTTGTCAGGTGGAAGAGTCTTATCCATCAAATGAAAATGAACACCTGAAAAGCCCAAGGGGTTATGGAGATG GCAACACAAAAGGTTCGAGAGTGTCAGCTCCTCTCAAACCTGAAGTACAAAAGGCACCACCACCTATCGAAGTTCCAGCATTATCCTTAGACGAGCTGAAGGAAAAAACAGACAACTTTGGTTCAAAGGCATTGATTGGTGAAGGGTCATATGGGAGGGTGTATTATGCAACATTAAACGACGGAAGCGCTGTGGCTGTGAAAAAGCTTGATGTTTCTACTGAACCTGAATCAAATAACGAGTTTCTAACCCAG GTTTCCATGGTCTCAAGATTGAAGAATGAAAATTTTGTTGAATTGCATGGATACTGTGTTGAAGGGAATCTTCGTGTACTTGCATATGAATTTGCTACTATGGGCTCTCTTCATGACATTTTGCACG GTAGAAAGGGAGTTCAAGGGGCACAACCTGGGCCAACACTTAACTGGATGCAGCGAGTTAGAATTGCGGTTGATGCAGCAAGGGGATTAGAATATTTACATGAGAAAGTTCAACCATCAATTATACATAGGGATATTAGGTCAAGCAATGTGCTTATCTTTGAAGACTACAGAGCTAAGATAGCTGATTTTAATCTCTCTAATCAGGCCCCCGACATGGCTGCACGCCTTCATTCTACGCGTGTATTGGGAACCTTTGGTTATCATGCTCCAGA ATATGCCATGACTGGACAGTTGACTCAAAAAAGTGATGTCTACAGTTTTGGTGTTGTTCTTCTTGAGTTGCTTACAGGTAGAAAACCCGTTGATCATACCATGCCTCGAGGACAGCAAAGTCTTGTCACTTGG gCTACCCCAAGGTTAAGTGAAGATAAAGTGAAACAATGCGTTGACCCGAAACTGAAAGGAGAGTACCCCCCTAAAGGAGTTGCGAAG CTTGCAGCGGTAGCAGCACTTTGTGTGCAGTATGAAGCTGAGTTTAGGCCTAACATGAGCATTGTTGTTAAAGCACTCCAACCACTTCTGAAGGCTCCCGCGCCTGCACCCGAAACTTGA
- the LOC131648777 gene encoding PTI1-like tyrosine-protein kinase 3 isoform X2 codes for MRRWLCCTCQVEESYPSNENEHLKSPRGYGDGNTKGSRVSAPLKPEVQKAPPPIEVPALSLDELKEKTDNFGSKALIGEGSYGRVYYATLNDGSAVAVKKLDVSTEPESNNEFLTQVSMVSRLKNENFVELHGYCVEGNLRVLAYEFATMGSLHDILHGRKGVQGAQPGPTLNWMQRVRIAVDAARGLEYLHEKVQPSIIHRDIRSSNVLIFEDYRAKIADFNLSNQAPDMAARLHSTRVLGTFGYHAPEYAMTGQLTQKSDVYSFGVVLLELLTGRKPVDHTMPRGQQSLVTWATPRLSEDKVKQCVDPKLKGEYPPKGVAKLAAVAALCVQYEAEFRPNMSIVVKALQPLLKAPAPAPET; via the exons ATGCGTCGTTGGCTATGCTGCACTTGTCAGGTGGAAGAGTCTTATCCATCAAATGAAAATGAACACCTGAAAAGCCCAAGGGGTTATGGAGATG GCAACACAAAAGGTTCGAGAGTGTCAGCTCCTCTCAAACCTGAAGTACAAAAGGCACCACCACCTATCGAAGTTCCAGCATTATCCTTAGACGAGCTGAAGGAAAAAACAGACAACTTTGGTTCAAAGGCATTGATTGGTGAAGGGTCATATGGGAGGGTGTATTATGCAACATTAAACGACGGAAGCGCTGTGGCTGTGAAAAAGCTTGATGTTTCTACTGAACCTGAATCAAATAACGAGTTTCTAACCCAG GTTTCCATGGTCTCAAGATTGAAGAATGAAAATTTTGTTGAATTGCATGGATACTGTGTTGAAGGGAATCTTCGTGTACTTGCATATGAATTTGCTACTATGGGCTCTCTTCATGACATTTTGCACG GTAGAAAGGGAGTTCAAGGGGCACAACCTGGGCCAACACTTAACTGGATGCAGCGAGTTAGAATTGCGGTTGATGCAGCAAGGGGATTAGAATATTTACATGAGAAAGTTCAACCATCAATTATACATAGGGATATTAGGTCAAGCAATGTGCTTATCTTTGAAGACTACAGAGCTAAGATAGCTGATTTTAATCTCTCTAATCAGGCCCCCGACATGGCTGCACGCCTTCATTCTACGCGTGTATTGGGAACCTTTGGTTATCATGCTCCAGA ATATGCCATGACTGGACAGTTGACTCAAAAAAGTGATGTCTACAGTTTTGGTGTTGTTCTTCTTGAGTTGCTTACAGGTAGAAAACCCGTTGATCATACCATGCCTCGAGGACAGCAAAGTCTTGTCACTTGG gCTACCCCAAGGTTAAGTGAAGATAAAGTGAAACAATGCGTTGACCCGAAACTGAAAGGAGAGTACCCCCCTAAAGGAGTTGCGAAG CTTGCAGCGGTAGCAGCACTTTGTGTGCAGTATGAAGCTGAGTTTAGGCCTAACATGAGCATTGTTGTTAAAGCACTCCAACCACTTCTGAAGGCTCCCGCGCCTGCACCCGAAACTTGA
- the LOC131645754 gene encoding uncharacterized protein LOC131645754, translated as MAELSVSDSVTVSDLISQEQPVLNSAAAGNETTAVPPPQNTNELEEKKKRLLEELESALVSTPIPKPVHKPNRLGLGIEVIDETALLDSIPKIGKQSRRRASKKIHKKAVTVTETESESSIHLVARNISSSSSSSENERKYSREEMEAVRFVNVSQQRKFWKKIYDALQSTFSGEYDALVAAPNNPPPFVPNKKPILIEECIEDDDSEDDYASIQRPAFQVDGEPNFDSGPPEDGWEYLRRVRWEAQQFPNVKISKLDRSKLTKEQSPYMPQIPDIAKCPEHLLPLKQWEDAFLAEFSALRVNLSCLVEERSSTMLSGSNFGDILLCNNKSIAKADQPTNLAGKHEDNITSLENPGLKTSKDQTCSNIPTPPLLSTILGMDSVARVSMLLKRIRLLEPENTITRIDCLWLFALCAAVDTPLDADTCAALRSLLRKCADIRAGKAELDDEVVMLNILATISGRYFGQSEN; from the exons ATGGCTGAACTTTCCGTTTCCGATTCCGTTACCGTTTCCGACCTCATTTCGCAAGAACAACCCGTTCTTAACTCCGCCGCCGCCGGAAACGAAACCACCGCAGTTCCTCCGCCTCAAAACACCAACGAACTCGAAGAGAAGAAGAAACGCCTCTTGGAAGAACTCGAATCTGCTTTGGTTTCCACTCCGATTCCCAAACCTGTTCACAAACCTAATCGCCTAGGTCTTGGAATCGAGGTGATCGACGAAACCGCGTTGCTCGATAGCATTCCGAAGATCGGAAAACAATCGAGAAGAAGAGCTTCCAAGAAGATTCACAAGAAAGCTGTAACCGTCACTGAGACTGAGAGTGAGAGTTCAATCCACCTTGTTGCAAGAAACATCAGCAGCAGCAGTAGCAGCAGCGAGAATGAGAGGAAGTACTCTCGAGAGGAAATGGAGGCTGTGAGGTTTGTGAATGTCTCCCAGCAGCGCAAATTCTGGAAGAAGATTTACGATGCTCTTCAATCCACCTTCTCCGGCGAGTATGATGCTTTGGTTGCCGCTCCCAACAACCCTCCTCCGTTCGTTCCCAACAAGAAACCCATTCTCATTG AAGAGTGCATTGAAGATGATGATAGTGAGGATGATTATGCTAGCATCCAGAGGCCGGCTTTTCAAGTAGACGGGGAACCTAATTTTGATTCTGGTCCACCGGAAGACGGATGGGAATATCTTAGGCGTGTCAG GTGGGAGGCACAACAATTTCCTAATGTGAAGATATCCAAGCTGGATAGAAGTAAACTTACAAAGGAGCAAAGTCCTTATATGCCCCAGATTCCTGATATTGCCAAGTGTCCTGAGCATCTGTTGCCATTGAAACAGTGGGAGGATGCATTTCTTGCAGAATTTTCAGCACTAAGAGTG AATCTGTCATGCCTTGTTGAAGAACGTTCAAGCACCATGCTGTCTGGCAGTAATTTTGGAGATATCCTACTTTGTAATAATAAGAGCATTGCTAAGGCTGATCAACCTACTAACTTGGCTGGCAAGCATGAGGATAACATTACGTCTTTAGAGAATCCTGGATTGAAAACTTCCAAAGATCAAACTTGCAGCAATATTCCCACTCCTCCCCTGCTTTCTACAATCCTAGGAATGGACTCTGTAGCCCGAGTATCAATGTTGCTGAAACGAATTCGCCTGCTGGAACCTGAAAACACCATCACAAGAATTGATTGCTTGTGGCTTTTTGCTCTCTGTGCAGCTGTAGATACTCCACTAGATGCAGACACTTGCGCTGCACTCAGGAGTCTGTTGCGAAAGTGTGCCGACATTCGTGCTGGAAAAGCTGAACTGGATGATGAGGTTGTAATGTTGAATATATTGGCTACAATTTCGGGCAGATATTTTGGGCAATCTGAAAATTGA
- the LOC131645755 gene encoding uncharacterized protein LOC131645755 produces the protein MSIFSPTSSTLPSHSPISSPCFSRLITASFGHRTRRRSRRHNKLKPSSPTTTTIFSEPKLETVIDLTIFPSFHSNIRQIVSSGKDAYRDLQTLFTLDENRRVVVSCRPSTIHFVGTSAALTLVAFSVLRVLVDLVSRLAPWRRNASGYDKAMVRRDRSLGGKEVVVGLGPRSGVTAPIKRSLKNNKVAVQRKLPKWWPIVNNPNYNGFDFDLNEQEEYKRDAYRLVRAIIDSRMAAKDISESDIIQLRQLCRNSGVQVSVEPANIRDSLYRTSVNFVLDACSSAPTYATSVSIYGEDSQQFLAGFAENIGVENVHAATIVSAAVASRTRACLLQAWALEIQGKHVDALGELSKMCLILQVFPPEESSPEMEMVSRGLAKHLKLEQRKHLMYLFGKVCSEDSHGIAREALGLIHSQNYSAGQLEDNIAP, from the exons ATGTCGATTTTTTCTCCCACCTCTTCCACTCTTCCTTCTCACTCTCCAATTTCATCCCCATGCTTTTCCCGCCTTATCACCGCTTCATTCGGCCACCGCACCCGCCGCCGTTCCCGCCGTCACAACAAACTCAAACCCTCCTCCCCTACCACCACCACCATCTTCTCAGAACCTAAGCTCGAAACCGTCATAGACCTCACAATCTTCCCTTCCTTCCATTCCAACATTCGTCAAATTGTCTCCTCCGGTAAAGACGCATACCGCGACTTACAGACCTTGTTCACTCTCGACGAAAATCGCAGAGTCGTCGTTTCGTGCCGGCCTTCGACTATCCACTTCGTCGGAACTTCGGCTGCTTTGACGCTAGTAGCGTTTTCTGTTTTGAGAGTGTTGGTTGATTTGGTTTCTAGGTTAGCGCCGTGGCGGCGAAACGCGTCTGGTTATGATAAGGCTATGGTCCGGAGAGACCGGAGTCTTGGCGGGAAAGAGGTGGTTGTTGGATTGGGTCCCCGGAGCGGCGTTACGGCGCCGATTAAGCGATCTTTGAAGAATAATAAGGTTGCAGTTCAACGGAAATTGCCGAAATGGTGGCCAATTGTTAATAATCCCAATTACAATGGTTTTGATTTTGACCTAAATGAGCAAGAGGAATATAAAAGGGATGCTTACAGACTGGTTCGAG CAATTATTGACAGTAGAATGGCTGCAAAAGACATCTCCGAGAGTGATATCATACAA TTACGTCAACTATGCCGAAATTCTGGTGTGCAAGTGTCGGTTGAACCAGCGAATATTCGGGACTCCTTGTATCGAACATCTGTTAATTTTGTTTTAGATGCTTGCAGCAG TGCACCAACTTACGCTACTTCAGTTAGTATTTATGGTGAGGATTCTCAACAATTCCTTGCTGGATTTGCGGAAAACATTGGCGTTGAAAATGTTCATGCTGCAACAATTGTGTCTGCAGCTGTGGCTTCACGTACACGCGCTTGTCTTTTGCAGGCTTGG GCTCTAGAAATACAAGGCAAACATGTTGATGCTTTGGGAGAACTCTCAAAGATGTGCCTTATCCTACAAGTATTTCCTCCCGAGGAATCTTCG CCTGAAATGGAGATGGTTAGCCGGGGCCTAGCGAAGCACTTGAAACTAGAACAAAGAAAACACCTTATGTATCTCTTTGGTAAAGTGTGCAGTGAGGACAGTCACGGGATTGCAAGAGAAGCCCTTGGTTTG ATACATTCTCAAAATTACAGCGCCGGTCAACTTGAAGACAACATAGCACCTTGA
- the LOC131648464 gene encoding uncharacterized protein LOC131648464 — protein sequence MLNKKRVGAPKEWKNCPTAWEGQFTLVDKGTTTVILEAVATYDLWIWHAFFGCTGTLNDINVLDRSPVFDDVEPGNTPRVNFFVNQRLYNMAYYLANGIYPSYPAFVKSIRLPQSEPDKLFAKYQEGCRKDIERAFGVLQARFKIIREPVHLWDITDLALIMRSCIILHNMIVEDEQDTYAQHWTDYDQSEASESSTPESFSTEVLPAFANHVRARSVMRDSNVHHELQADLVNTYGQSSECFMIK from the exons ATGTTGAATAAGAAAAGAGTGGGGGCACCTAAA GAATGGAAAAATTGTCCTACGGCATGGGAAGGTCAATTTACTCTGGTAGATAAGGGAACCACCACTGTTATTCTTGAAGCAGTTGCAACTTATGATCTATGGATTTGGCATGCCTTTTTTGGATGTACGGGCACATTGAACGATATAAACGTTCTAGACCGTTCACCCGTGTTCGATGATGTTGAACCAGGAAATACTCCAAGAGTGAACTTCTTTGTGAATCAACGTCTGTATAATATGGCATATTATCTTGCTAACGGTATCTACCCTTCTTATCCAGCTTTCGTCAAATCAATTAGACTTCCTCAAAGTGAACCAGATAAGTTATTTGCAAAATATCAGGAGGGATGTCGGAAGGACATTGAACGTGCATTTGGAGTGTTGCAAGCTCGATTTAAAATCATCCGCGAACCTGTCCATTTGTGGGACATAACCGATTTAGCTCTCATCATGAGGTCATGTATCATATTACATAATATGATTgttgaggatgagcaagatacatATGCTCAACATTGGACAGATTATGATCAATCTGAGGCAAGTGAGTCTAGTACACCAGAGTCATTCTCGACCGAGGTGCTACCTGCATTTGCGAATCATGTGCGTGCTAGATCTGTGATGCGTGATTCAAATGTACATCACGAATTGCAAGCAGATCTAGTCAACACATATGGACAAAGTTCGGAATGTTTCATGATTAAATAA